The stretch of DNA TTGCctggtgttctctgaagacacgctgttacctgtgaaacaggggtGTTCTAAAAACACGcccaaattaaccatagactgtatgaaattaacacggcaaaaagtcgaccaatcagaatttgagtcgagccagaacgtatcgactcataaatcgacGAGTAGACTGGGACTCTACAGCCCTACATAGCAGCACATGCCTGCCAATATCACTGCTCGGACTAGGTTGTTTTTGTGAGTGGAGGATTTGAGCTCTCAGTTTCACTCCACCTGCCTTAACATCCCAGACACCAGGCGCTCCAAACCTCAACCTGAGCCATGGCTAAATAAAGTGCAAGAGAGCGGAACACAAATGGGAAAAAGGACAAGCTGCAGTCTGGCCTCTAGTGTGATACCTAGAAAAGGAAACACTCTTCTGAATCCACGAGTTTTCTCCAATTTCAGGACTATCTCCCAGCCCCAATTCCTTTCTAAAATGAATAGTGTTCTTTGCCAATTAAAGGACTTTTTAAGGCTATTCTTGAGGTGATCTAGTCGGTCTTTTACAACCCTTCACAGAGCTGAATCAGCACTTTTAAAAAGGCACAATGTATACACTTAAGCAACATTTATTACTGAAGTTGCATgttgaatatccctcacctcacccatCCCTTCCAAGtatgttggagaacctatgtacatattgtaaaaacatggttgtCCAAAATTGCTGACTATGAATATAAACGGTCACTGTgttgttataaataaaaattattaaCGTTCTCACCTTGGAAGAAGCCTGTTTTTTCAATATCGACATCCATGGCTACAGTTCCTGAATTGAATAACTTCATCTTCTTGTCCTTTGACTCGTGCTGTGGTATCTGAAAGGAAcaaaccccccaaacatttgaatttaacaCGTCCACGTCCGATACATGCCTGAGCAAGTTTAACAAGTGTGGTTTTCAAATAATTACTGGATAAAACTCCCTTTGTATGTTACTGCAAAACACAAAAGCCCCTGAGCTCACATTTCTGGACCTAAAACATCTACGTCTACAGGAACACATAGAAAGGTGAGAGTGAGAGGGATTGAGGATGTTGATAACAacttcctgttgtgtttgtgaatgtggttTGATGTTGCTTTCACATAAAGAAATAAGAGAGACAATGCTTCACGTGGGGTTTTAACACGACACGGATGCCCAGCAACTCAATCCAGAAAAATGCAAAAGGTCAAAACATGCTGACATTTTGTCTTGACCTGTCGTCTGCTCTCCCCCTGGAATGTCAGGAATGAGGCTGTaacgcaacacacacacccacatacatacacatacccTCAGCTCGGGATTACTGGTGCAATCTTCGTTTGTTACAAATTTGAGCTTGGCCGTATCTTTGGTGGGAATCCTCATCGATCTGCTCAGCTTGGCTTCCAACAGATACACAATTTTACCAACAGACCCTTTAAAGGAGGACGGCATGTTCCTGAAACGCAAGCACAAGAAGCCGACGAACAAAGAGGCCGGGGAAACTAATTGTCAATGACagattgtattttgtatttcagTTACCTTTTAATTTCCTAAGAAGTTGCACTGATGACATATCTATTTGTAAAGTGATAACTAGCTAATGGGGTCATATTTGCAAACGTCGACAAGAACAAATAACACaagagaaaacaatcaaacgAACAGTATTAGATGATACTTCTATAGAGTCATTCTCCGAGACCCACAGCCTTTAACTTTAAAGATTTACGTTTATATGAATTGCATAAGTGAACATTGCATTAATGGGTGGTTAACAGATATAAAGTAATACGAGGTGTTGCAGAAATGGCAGTTAGAAATACATTATAGTGTGGacacatttgctcttgtcacgATTTACTGTGAGCTTGGTTGCAAAAGATCTCACCGTATTAAAGGGCTCCTTCATAAAAGCATTCAGAAagaatacagtacatactgtagaGGGAACTGGAAGGTGAATGGGTAAGAATGGCAGCCAGGGGCGACAACACTGCTGTctgcaaaaaccaaaaaaaaaggcaacaggaaatgaataaagacatacagtacaggCCTCCTCAGACTTTTTATACACCAAGTACCACTTGAGAAagtattgagctcttgaagtaacgccattatcaccaacagtggtgtaaatactgagctacagacttttcacagaaggcagatttattcccaacaaGAGAATTTACTCTCtcatcctcacatatacttcacacactggtgtagtgacaTTATATTAGGATGGAGTGAGAGATCAGGTgccttttttattgttattcatgTCATTCTACACCCTCCGGGCAAAATTCTTCAGCTCCACTCAGTAGAACAGTATGTTCCGATTTTCccccagaggaagctcgcgtaccaccgGTGGTACACATACCGCAGTTTGACAACACACAACTtagaagatttgcacctggatcattAAATACCATATAGACTGTTTTACACCTGCAAAAAGGGTTGTTCAGGGGTTTAGTTCCACTTTAATGTTAATCGAGACTCATCAAAGACAACATTCCGTTCTCACAAAcagtccgtgtgtgtgtttgaataaagGGGGCAGGGGGTGGACGTCTGGGCCAATCATGCCTGGTCACATGAGAAGAATGGATTTGCAAGACGCATTTTAAATAATGCCAGGTGTACAAAGTcatacagacagatgtgaacAGTCGAGTgggtataaaaacaaacaagaaaccgGCTCCTCAGATCACTAAAGCCGTAAATACACTTAAAGCCATTCACAcaataacatcatttttttaaataaataactgagcagctgcagcacaggcGGAGACATGTCTGTGAATTACTTACATGTTTCTCCATTCTGGCTCGACAGAATCACTTCTTCTTCATCacattctgaaaaaaacaaacaatttaatattgtcttttttaaagaaatggtGATTTACTGTGGATTATTTCATGATCTCTTTCATGTTAAGAGGGCTCTCTTTACTTAGAATACTGACAAAAGGTATAACATTCTGTTGATAAAAATGTTCATCGTCATAGACTGTGTTTTACTCCTGAGTGAAAATTGAAGACACTGGTTCATTGTGGTTTTTagaattctttatttttaatatttgacaAAGCTGACACTTAATATCCATTTTGTCTTTATGTACTTTTAAGTGTTTTACCATAAAAGTACATAAACAACATATCAATACATATTGAACCATGGCCACAGAATGATgtcaaagcattttttttatcagctgatttaaaacaatgaaattcCATGTGACATTTAGACTCTTACAGGCTTACAATCTTGGTTTAagtggagaagaaaaaataaagaaatggtaAGTTTTATGGTGAATATTCAACATTTACTCTGGATCAATGTAGTTTGGTTTAGGGACCATCAATGAATTAATTACCAATTGAATGGGAGTTAAATGCATTTCTTGCGAACCACTGACTCCAAACTTATCTCataagaaaataacacacaatccTTGTCATTTCAGTACTTCATTGTTTAATATTACAGCTGTGCAATATGGTAATTAATTAGGACACATTATAACTCACATTTGGATCTTAAGCATCATTTTCaagatgaaaacattaaaataccgttttgtgtgcgtgtgtttcaacaacaaaaatattttccatCATAATGCTGTGTGTAATTATCACAatcttctgtgtttttgattATTCTGCAATTAATCACACAGCCTTATTTAATGTGTCTaccaatatgtttttttttttgcaatatttaaatccatccattcgggctgcaactaacgattattttcataattgattggtccataatgatttctttgttatgtggagcaaagaaaccaggaaaatcagaaagcttgttttaattatcaaaaacaacaacactcaaactgactattaaaatagttgaacttcattcaatttaattcatTGAGTAATCTTTAGTAGTAAAATATAAGaaccaccccccaaaaaacattaCTAACTCATAAAAAAGAGGTCTGTTGTGTAGGAAAACAGTTTGGAGTTGGTGGGAGTTTGTTGACGGTCCCTAACCCGAACCTCAAACTAACTTCCCTGCGatgcacaacaaacaacaaagctcACTTACCTTCGCTTTTATCCTCTCGAATGAAGTAATTTTTCATACTGAAGTACTTGTCCTTGTCTTGGTAAACAACCGTGGTTTGGCCGTACCTCTCGGTCCACAGTACATGGGCTTTTCCCTTAAATTTCACCCGTAAACTACTAATCTCGCATTCTTTAGCCACTTCCAGAGTGACGCGACCAGTGACCCAGTCGCCCACCCTGAAAGTGTCGCTCTCATTAGGAGGATCATAAGTAACTTTGAGGCTTTTCACGGTACCGGGCATCGCGTGCTGGTCTGTGTCAGCACGTCGTGTATGTTCTCCTTCGGTCCAAACGAGAAAcaggcggcggcggcagcagcagcagcagcagcagcagctctgagcTCCAACATCTCACATGGGTGTGTCCTAATCCTGAAATTCGACTCCCCTCGATCCTGCTCCGGTCACCCCGACATTGGTTCAATTTTAAAggtatgtttgttttaatttgactttCTTCGAGCATATTTTGGCATGTTggcagcaacacaacaacattgaaGTATAACAGCTAAATTTCTCTTTAAATTAGCCCTTTACGTGTATTCAAGGAGCCGGGTTAGCTCTTtgacggcagccattttggaccaccatgtttttaattaGCCCAAaatagatataaaataaatgtattgtttctaTCGAGACAAGTGATGCAGTGCCCTATAATGGTGCTTTTTCCATGACACAGCACTACTTGGCTCGGCACAGCTCGACtctgtattgtttgtttgtttttttgttgtttttttccattagtgatagtacctggtacttttgtAGTACCTGGTATGTACTAGAAAGGTTCCAAgctaaaaatgtgacatcaacagactgctggccactgattggtcagagagtgtcgtcactggaagagtcatgattGTGacaatcaaactgaacaatgcagAATtagttgtagatcagttaaaaagactgtttttatctccaacatttagcaaggaaaggtctaaaatctcaatatttaactgGCGAGTAATGCTGTGACATAACCTTACTAATACATTTCCTCTCCTAagactatttcaaaataaaagtctggctgTGTTTCACTCGTTTAATGCTATTAATGTGAAGGTGTGAAACTGTTGCTCTGATTGTGTCATCACAACTGGTAATATCACAACTCGAGCTGAGCAAGAGTACGCGTTGAGGCCACTTGTGAGAGGATGTCGCAGGCCAGATAAAACTGGATTGTGGGCCAGATCCGGCCCCAGGCCCTTACAGATGTCAATAATGAAGAGTGAGCTGAATTTGCCTAATTTCCTTGGACTCAAAACAATAGCTTGAAGACTCTagtgaaacatgttttgtcacttttaaaGTCATTTCTTAATTAGTAATAATACAATATTTCAATGTAAAGTTCAGAAAGTGGAGATCCACCATCATAACAGCAGTCCACCATAAGGTGCAAGTGCACCTGGCTTAGGAGATGGCACTTGAGTACAGGAGCttctctgacaaaaaaaaataatataaaacagaaaTCTAAATCAAAACAATAGTTAACCCACTCACACATTGTGAAAAAAACTGCTCCCATTAGTAGTAAAAGACACATCCCTCTGGCCATAATTGAAACCTCGTGATGAGCATGACTCATTCAGGCTCAATTCTCCAGCGGAAAGAAGCGTCACACATCATGTGACTGAAGGGTTATCGTCGCTTGGTTATCTCTCTTTTCCACATGAGTAATGTTTAAATTACATAACTGCCTTGACCCAAGATCAATGACCACATTAGAGCGACAATCTAAAGCCAGGAAAATATAACAATGGAATATTTCCTAACAATTATGAATGAGAGTTTATGGATCCACAGTGTTGCCTTTGTTTCATGATGCCAcaatttgttgtctttttttcagcCAACTCCATACCGGCATCACAAAGAAGACAGAAGATGAGTTTAAAGAAGCAAGAAAAGACTGAGTCAACCATTTGTGAGGTATTTCAGCTCAAGCACAAAACCATAAACACAAGTGAAATAAGATATCAGCTTCATCCTGTCTGTGATACAGAAGCTGATGGATGATTCAACAGTTGCCCAGAAATGCTGAGACTGGACAAACAGCCTTCAAGTAATCAGTAATCAATTGGTACAGAATAAGACAACCCAATAACAGCCCCATACTGTACTGTTTTTAACTTCGTAATCCTTCATTCATACTCTTGAGAAATCAGCAAGAACTGGCAAGAAGACTGGAAAGTGTAACGCAACATTAAGCatgcacaacaaaaacatgggcAAATGAAGAAATTAACATCACGTGCACCCTGATGGCGGAACTCTCCAGACACAAGGATGTTGACAGTATGACCTCTGCTCTGCTGAGTCCACTCAGTTACCCACAGTCTCGATGCACTCCATCATTTAACAAGATTAAccacttttaactttaaaaatcCATATCCATAAATAATTATGCTAAACAATTATGagatattgccttgttttctttttaaaaccagTGAGACTTTGGTACTTTTACATTTCTCAGACATGATATTTTGTTGTACAGATGCTGACAACAGGAAAACGATCAGGTATCGCTGCTAACTGACCTCACAAGACTAACTTACTTATGCAGTAGTGGTCACTGAGGTGTTAAGAAATagatgaatacatttaaaggtgGACCAAAAATGGGTTGTGATTATCCAATAGAGTGTGTGATTGGAATTTCTTACTTTAATATgtacaaatataattttaataaccGCACAACCTCACAACTTCACCAgtaaaatctaatcatttcgtAAATGCATCATAACGTACAAATTCCATCCAAATCCAGCATTGACAGTCTGACAGTCTGAGGGACAAACGTGGCCAAAGACATAACCTTCACCTTAATGTGACTATCTTAGTATTTGTTATCACAACCATTCAAGGTGGGATACAACGCATAAGAGCCATAGGCTGGAGGTGGGGCATAAGGGTTCATGGCTGGTGGGTTTTGTAGGAAGTCGCTTCCTCCTGGCATGCCTGGGTTTCCAAATGCATTAAATCCATAGGGAGAATATTCCGGTGGTTGTGGCTGTTCACCCCCTGGTAAAGAAGGCAGGATGATTATGGGGAACTTAATCTCAGGGTCCGAAGCGTACTTAACATCCAGATACACCTGTAGTgaaagcagaacaaaaaaaaaaaacagtgtcacaAGCTTTGCTGCTCCAAAAATGTGCACATTATGGAACATATTTTGGCAAAGAGATTGAAAACACACCCTGAGTCTGTACTCTACTTTGAGGATGCTGCAGTTCAAGATAGACACTTGTGTAGTGGGAGGGATCGTGATGATCCTGGTGACCGACTGACTGGTAGAACGTGGAATGGCTTCGCCCACCTCTTTCAGGATGTCCTTGGTTTCGACCCTCCTCTTTCCCTTCGCAAAGTAGCTCTTCTTCTGATACACGCAGTACTTGGGGTTAATGTCACGAGAGGATTTGTTCTGAATGAAGGCCACAACCGTGATGCCTTCACCTGGAAAACAGAGGAAAGCACTTTAACCTCTCTACACACAATAATCCAATGAGTGTAGGACTTTCACCTCACTATACCATAAGTATGCTGATATGAATGAATAATCAtcttaaaattaaagaaaatatcgTTTGGTTTTCTTAGCTTTAcaataaattcaattcaatttcaaatcaattttatttttatagcgccaaaatcacaacatacattatctcaaggctctgtatctggatcctgcaacccgCAGGGAGGGTATAAAGCGTTTATTCGGCCGCTATtttgtgctgctgtgcttcTACAGCCACCTCAGTGCACACCCACTCCACTAACTCCCAAGAATGaaattctcttctctctataatattgtaaaggtttctgcctgactatgtacagtgccttgtgataatgtatgttgtgatttggttctCTAATAataacagaatagaatagaattcaATGTAGGCAGCTTGTGCAGACTTTTCAGAGAAGGGAGTCACAGCTGCTGTATTTATGACACCTTTTTACGACTTTTTCTgcacacaacaacaaccctCTAGTCAAGAGAGTGTGAGGCCCTAGTGATAGGAGGCACAGAGTAGAacaatgaacacaaacatggggGGGAAGCGGAAAGTTAAGACACATGTTGCTGCATATATGTTACAAAGACACTCTTAGGATCAATTCCCATATCAGTTTATCCTCTGCCACAGCTGAAAACAGGAGGGACttatatttattcttatttatcaCCTTCCTGTCTGATTCTATTACTGTTTATAGTATCTGAATTCCGTTGTGACATAATGAcacaatgacaataaacctCGCTCCTTCTTTGATTACAAGTGTAAACTAGGACATGATCCAACTGGTTTTTACTGTGTCCCACTAATAAGACAGTGATGATCTGATTAAATACCTTGTTTGAATCCAGTTTGTGGAATATTCACATCCATTCCCACCGCTCCTGATGCAAAGAGCTTCAGTTTCTTATCAATGATATTGTGCTGTGGAGTCTGACAGAGAAGAAATTATACAAACATTTTTAGTGTTTCTTCTACACTTAAAACACATTGGACATGGATTATAGGGCTTGTGTCTGACTTGTGGGACGTTGTTTACCATTAGTGCTGGGTCACTGATTGAGTTTCCTCTGTGGAAGACGGTGAAGTGAGCCTTCGCTTTGCTGTCAATTCTCATGGGCCTGCTCAGGTTTGCCTCCAGCGAATACACGATCTTCCCATGTGAGGCTTTAAAAGAGGACGGCAGCTCTCTGCAACAGCCCAGACGAGTGAAGTTAGTGCTGTACACCAGCCGTGAAAaggtcattaaatataaatcaaaGCAAAAGCCACGGCgtttaaatgatgtgttatttttcttttatctgaccTAGTATAGCAggtcatatacagtaaatatccaGCGTCAGCAGGTCAGCATACAAGCCTAACATTTAAGTATTTGTACTCAATTTGTTCAATTtaattcatacatttttattttacgttGATGGACAGTTACGCACTTTTTTGTGAAGCTTAACCGTTCAAATAtgacatatgtatatgtaataaccacatgcatgtgttgaaagatagttcagaaacaaagtgaacaaTGTACACTATATACCTGTTATATACACAATAACTTACTGTGCTGGAATCTGAAAGGTGAATGGATAGACATGCCAGCCGTGCACAACCGCATTATTGcctgaaaaacaataaataaataaagcacagtGACATAATTATATGTAAGGTTTGCAAATCAAAAGTCAGTCATTTTGTTAATGGACGGTTTGCACTGCAGCcgttttgacacattttttagcaggaaaagcaaacaaacagagaaccAACATTTACTGCAAAACCGAGGAAGCTCAATGGAACTCAAAGCAATTGTTCTTCGATTAATTACACATGTGATTTTCCTGCCATTGCTGTGAAATAGCAGAAGTGGAAAGTTGATGATCAAGCTTCTTATGAATGTTCTCTTTATGCAgatcaacaaaataaaatgtatttatataacacttttcTAATCTTTaagaccactcaaagctgctttaaaggACACTACACATGTATACGCAGATATTAACCTATTTATCATACATTTTCTTAAACTgaaatttttaaattaaaatcgaTAAAGCATATTTCAttcctttattttatatatctCATTTAACCTTCGCTATATTAACACAGTCATTTACAGTTAAAGAAATAAAGTTTGCATACAAATGTATATAAGAGGATATTCAGATGTGATGTTTATTAAATATTCTATCACTACCAAAAACAAAATAGCCATAACTTACACTCCCAGataattagagctgaaacaaagcttttttcatgactaAACAAGATTCTGATcgttttaaatatgaatattttctcaatttctttgctccagataacaaagaaatcattaatagctgaatcatttccaggtttgacaaagaCTGATCGACgttttcagacatttttatggaccaaacgattactcgattattcgaaaaaataatggacagattacaTAACCTCTGTGAATGAGATGAGTGTTGCACTTACCGTGGCTCTCTGGAATGATGAACTGCTTGATGCTGAAgtacttttctttgttatggAATGTCACAGAATTTTTCCCATAGTTTTCAGTCCACTTCACTTCTGCTTTTCCCTTCATCTTCACAGTGATTGACTGTATTTTGCCGTCGCTCTCCATCTCTAAGGTGACTTGACCCGTGAGGCGGTCGCCGCTCGTGAAAAAGTCCTCTTTGTTGATGGGATTATATCCCACTGTAAAAGTCTTCACATTACCAGCCATGATGGTGGTGTTTGCTGTGTGTAGTGGCTACTCAAAGCAAGAGCTTTACGAGAGTGAAGTGAAGACAGAGGTTTTAACTCTGCGTTCAGATAAACTTGGTTAATAATTAAACCACCAAGACTTCCAAGAAAATCTCGCTTGGTTTGATTCAGACTGGCAgatgataaaaacaataattcatgACTGTGTGGAACAAAAACTGGGGGTAAATTGAGTATAGCACACATGGTCATGTGAGTAAACACAGCGTTTAAacaacagtgtttctgtttttgataAGTGCGTGTGCT from Solea solea chromosome 8, fSolSol10.1, whole genome shotgun sequence encodes:
- the LOC131463851 gene encoding arrestin domain-containing protein 3-like encodes the protein MAGNVKTFTVGYNPINKEDFFTSGDRLTGQVTLEMESDGKIQSITVKMKGKAEVKWTENYGKNSVTFHNKEKYFSIKQFIIPESHGNNAVVHGWHVYPFTFQIPAQELPSSFKASHGKIVYSLEANLSRPMRIDSKAKAHFTVFHRGNSISDPALMTPQHNIIDKKLKLFASGAVGMDVNIPQTGFKQGEGITVVAFIQNKSSRDINPKYCVYQKKSYFAKGKRRVETKDILKEVGEAIPRSTSQSVTRIITIPPTTQVSILNCSILKVEYRLRVYLDVKYASDPEIKFPIIILPSLPGGEQPQPPEYSPYGFNAFGNPGMPGGSDFLQNPPAMNPYAPPPAYGSYALYPTLNGCDNKY